Proteins encoded by one window of Homoserinimonas aerilata:
- a CDS encoding zinc-dependent alcohol dehydrogenase family protein has translation MRATVIHGERDVRLEEVPEPRLLAATDAIVRVVAACVCGSDLWPYRGVTPTHEPRRIGHEFVGVVEQLGDEVSTLSVGDFVIAPFYFCDNTCANCRNGVSTSCLHGGWWGADDRNGDFVDGAQGEKVRVPLADGTLVATPGMPDDSLVPSLLTLADVMGTGHHAAVSAGVTAGSTVAVVGDGAVGLCAVLASKRLGASRIVAMSRHADRQAIAREFGATDIVEERGDEGVERIKELFDGIGPDFVLECVGTKESMDQAIRSARPGGMVGYVGVPNGGPELPVRRLFNTNVGVNGGVASVRGYVEELLPEVLSGAINPGRVFDLQLPLSDVAEAYAAMDERRATKVLLRP, from the coding sequence ATGCGCGCTACTGTCATCCACGGCGAACGGGATGTTCGCCTCGAAGAGGTCCCGGAACCACGGCTGCTGGCCGCAACAGATGCGATCGTGCGGGTCGTCGCAGCCTGCGTCTGCGGCTCCGACCTGTGGCCGTACCGCGGTGTCACTCCCACCCACGAGCCGCGCCGCATCGGGCACGAGTTCGTCGGCGTCGTCGAGCAGCTCGGTGACGAGGTGAGCACCCTCTCCGTGGGCGACTTCGTCATCGCGCCGTTCTACTTCTGCGACAACACGTGCGCCAACTGCCGCAACGGGGTCAGCACCAGCTGCCTGCACGGCGGATGGTGGGGTGCGGATGACCGCAACGGCGACTTCGTCGACGGCGCGCAGGGCGAGAAGGTGAGGGTTCCGCTGGCCGACGGCACCCTCGTCGCCACGCCGGGCATGCCCGACGACTCGCTCGTTCCGAGCCTGCTCACCCTCGCCGATGTCATGGGAACCGGGCACCATGCGGCCGTCTCCGCCGGGGTCACCGCCGGCAGCACGGTCGCGGTCGTCGGTGACGGAGCCGTGGGCCTGTGTGCGGTGCTCGCCTCGAAACGGCTCGGAGCATCCAGAATCGTCGCCATGTCGCGGCATGCCGACCGCCAGGCCATCGCCCGCGAGTTCGGCGCGACCGACATCGTGGAGGAGCGCGGCGATGAGGGCGTCGAGCGCATCAAGGAGCTCTTCGACGGCATCGGGCCCGACTTCGTGCTCGAATGCGTCGGCACGAAGGAGTCGATGGATCAGGCGATCCGCTCCGCGCGGCCCGGCGGGATGGTCGGCTACGTCGGCGTTCCCAACGGCGGGCCCGAGCTGCCCGTGCGCCGGCTGTTCAACACGAACGTCGGCGTCAACGGCGGCGTCGCATCCGTGCGCGGCTACGTCGAGGAGCTGCTGCCCGAGGTGCTCTCGGGCGCGATCAACCCGGGCCGCGTGTTCGACCTGCAGTTGCCCCTCAGCGACGTCGCCGAAGCATACGCGGCCATGGACGAGCGCCGCGCAACGAAAGTGCTGCTGCGGCCGTAG
- the yidC gene encoding membrane protein insertase YidC — MSFYDFGPIAAVLDAAHGFVTGLAALLEPLVGAASAALAVVLVTVLVRAALVPLGVSLVRTEFTRRRLAPKLAALQQKYKKRPEVLSQKMMEFYRDEKSSPFAGMMPALIQAPVLSIVYGLFIVGSINGHSNDLLGAELFRARLGDSLFASFADPASLLVHCAVLVVVAVTAWFSRVTSLRFAATAPRLEGAPDAAPAMKNMAAVLSWLPFITVVFAAIVPLAAALYLAASTTWTLVERVILRRMLAPKEPALLGVTA; from the coding sequence ATGAGTTTTTACGATTTTGGCCCGATCGCCGCCGTTCTCGACGCGGCCCACGGTTTTGTCACGGGCCTCGCGGCCCTGCTCGAGCCACTGGTGGGGGCTGCTTCTGCGGCTCTCGCGGTGGTGCTTGTCACGGTGCTGGTGCGGGCTGCGCTCGTGCCGTTGGGGGTGTCGCTGGTGCGCACCGAGTTCACGCGCAGGCGGCTCGCGCCGAAGCTTGCGGCGCTGCAGCAGAAGTACAAGAAGAGGCCTGAGGTGCTCTCGCAGAAGATGATGGAGTTCTATCGCGACGAGAAGTCGTCGCCGTTCGCGGGCATGATGCCGGCGCTGATTCAGGCCCCCGTGCTGTCGATCGTGTACGGCTTGTTCATTGTGGGCAGCATCAATGGGCACAGCAACGATCTGCTGGGTGCTGAGCTGTTCCGGGCGCGGCTGGGTGATTCGCTGTTCGCGTCGTTCGCCGACCCTGCGTCGTTGCTCGTCCACTGCGCGGTTCTTGTTGTGGTCGCGGTGACGGCGTGGTTCTCGCGGGTTACGTCACTGCGCTTTGCTGCGACCGCCCCGCGGTTGGAGGGTGCCCCGGATGCTGCGCCGGCGATGAAGAACATGGCGGCGGTTCTGAGTTGGCTTCCGTTCATCACGGTCGTGTTCGCGGCGATCGTTCCGCTGGCGGCGGCGCTGTACCTTGCGGCGAGCACCACCTGGACTCTCGTCGAGCGCGTCATCCTGCGCCGGATGCTCGCGCCGAAGGAGCCAGCGTTGCTCGGCGTCACCGCCTGA
- a CDS encoding DUF6412 domain-containing protein — MTMLKQRLIMMLTLSFLVVAAAQSEQSALIATAVAAVAFAAILAARHATLAAVGIHELTVGGRAREHRNVLSSMPSPQHPDTAGRPRSRAPARPSSAA; from the coding sequence ATGACGATGCTGAAGCAGCGGCTGATCATGATGCTGACCCTGTCGTTCCTGGTGGTGGCTGCCGCGCAGTCTGAGCAGTCGGCGCTCATCGCGACCGCTGTTGCCGCTGTCGCATTTGCGGCGATTCTGGCCGCCCGCCACGCCACCCTCGCGGCTGTAGGCATCCATGAGCTCACGGTCGGTGGGCGTGCCCGCGAGCACAGGAACGTGCTCAGCTCCATGCCGTCTCCGCAGCATCCTGACACGGCGGGTCGCCCCCGCTCGCGCGCCCCGGCGCGGCCGTCCTCGGCCGCGTAG
- a CDS encoding YdeI/OmpD-associated family protein, whose translation MVAHNDKPILYLHTPTEWEAWLDENGATHPGVRLQLTKKASKQPGFRYPEALDVALCFGWIDGQTGRLDDDFVLQSFTPRRPRSVWSQRNREYIERLTAEGRMRPAGIAQVEAAKADGRWDAAYRVADKTVPDDLQAALDASPRASELFATLSSQNRFAIIFRTNGAKRPETRARRIAGFVEMLERGETPH comes from the coding sequence ATGGTCGCTCACAATGACAAGCCGATCCTCTACCTCCACACACCGACGGAGTGGGAGGCGTGGCTCGACGAGAACGGAGCCACACATCCGGGCGTGCGGCTGCAACTCACCAAGAAGGCGTCGAAGCAGCCCGGCTTCCGCTACCCCGAAGCGCTCGACGTCGCGCTCTGCTTCGGCTGGATCGACGGTCAGACGGGCAGGCTCGACGACGACTTCGTGCTGCAGTCGTTCACGCCGCGCAGGCCGCGCAGCGTCTGGTCACAGCGCAACCGCGAGTACATCGAGCGACTCACAGCAGAGGGGCGGATGCGCCCGGCCGGCATCGCGCAGGTCGAAGCCGCGAAGGCCGACGGCCGCTGGGATGCCGCGTACCGCGTCGCCGACAAGACCGTGCCCGACGACCTGCAGGCCGCCCTCGATGCCTCGCCCCGGGCATCCGAACTCTTCGCAACGCTGTCGTCGCAGAACCGCTTCGCGATCATCTTTCGCACGAACGGCGCGAAGCGGCCCGAGACCCGCGCCCGCCGCATCGCCGGCTTCGTGGAGATGCTCGAGCGCGGCGAGACCCCGCACTGA